The window CACAACCAGAATTTAATGATATTAATAAAATCCGCTCCCTTTTACTTTTAATCGATCAAGGGAAAGATTTATACCATCACTTAAGGTCGAAAGAAGAAGGAATACAAATTAATATTGGTAGTGAAAACAACATTTCCGGTATGGAAAATTGCAGTCTAATAACGGCAAGCTACTCGTTAGGGCCAAAACAATTAGGAACAATCGCCATTTTAGGCCCTACACGAATGGAATACTCAAGAGTAGTAAGCTTACTACAACTAGTAAGCCATGACCTCTCCAATGCCATGACAAACTTGTATCAAAAAGATTAGCGTTGGAGATATTGTTAAAGGGAATTTAAACAGGCAATGGCGCTATTGAACAATTAGCGCTGCGCCTGATCTTTTAAGGGAGGTGAAACGATTGACTACAAATAAAGACAACGTAACAGTGGAAGAAACAAACGAACAAGAAGTACAAGAAGAAATCATCACTGAAGAATTCACTGAAGAAGTAAAGGAAGAAGCTCCAGTTTCTAATGAAGAAGAAAGTACTTCTGCACTAGAAGAACTTCATTCAAAGTTAAACGAGTCTGAAAACAAATACTTACGTCTACATGCAGACTTTGATAACTTCCGTAGAAGAGTAAGATTAGATCAAGAAGCGACACAAAAATATCGTGCGCAAAACCTTGTAACAGACATTTTACCAGCATTGGACAACTTTGAACGTGCTCTTAAAGTTGATTCGGAAGATGAACAAATTAAAACGTTTCTACAAGGAATGGATATGGTATATCGCCAGTTAATGGATGCCTTGAAAAACGAAGGTGTTGAAGTAATTGAAGCGGTAGGTCAATCATTCGATCCACACTTACATCAAGCTATAATGCAAGTGGAGGAAGAAGGAGTAGAACCGAACACTGTCGTGGAAGAGTTCCAAAAAGGATACAAACTTAAAGATCGAGTAATCCGACCTTCCATGGTAAAAGTAAGCCAATAAAGGTTCAGATTAACGACCTACATATAAATTAACATGCAGATTTTAGGAGGAAGACCAAATGAGTAAAATTATCGGTATTGACTTAGGCACAACAAACTCTTGTGTTGCTGTACTTGAAGGCGGCGAAGCAAAAGTAATTCCAAATCCAGAAGGAAACCGTACAACACCTTCCGTTGTATCGTTTAAAAATGGAGAGCGCCAAGTAGGGGAAGTAGCTAAGCGTCAATCTATTACAAACCCAAACACAATTGCATCTATTAAACGTCACATGGGTACTGACTATAAAGTGGAAATGGAAGACAAGCAATATTCTCCACAAGAAGTTTCAGCTATTATTTTACAACACTTAAAAAGCTATGCAGAAGACTATCTAGGAGAAAAAGTAACAAAAGCTGTTATTACAGTGCCAGCTTACTTCAATGATGCAGAGCGTCAAGCGACAAAAGATGCTGGTAAAATTGCTGGTTTAGAAGTAGAGCGTATTATTAACGAGCCTACGGCAGCTGCATTAGCATACGGTTTAGATAAAATGGAAGAAGACCAAACAATTCTTGTTTATGACTTAGGTGGCGGTACGTTTGACGTATCTATCCTTGAGTTAGGAGACGGAGTATTCGAAGTTCGCTCAACTGCTGGTGACAACCGTCTAGGTGGAGACGACTTTGACCAAGTTATTATTGATTATTTAGTAACTGAATTCAAAAAAGAAAATGGCATTGATCTTTCTAAAGATAAAATGGCACTTCAACGTTTAAAAGACGCTGCTGAAAAGGCGAAAAAAGATTTATCTGGTGTAACTAGCACGCAAATTTCTTTACCATTCATCACTGCTGGTGAAGCTGGTCCATTACACTTAGAGTTAACATTAACTCGTGCTAAATTTGATGAAATCTCCTCTTCATTAGTAGAACGTACAATGGGGCCTGTTCGTCAATCATTAAAAGATGCAGGTATTTCTGCTTCTGAACTTGATAAAGTTATACTTGTTGGTGGATCTACTCGTATTCCAGCAGTACAAGAAGCAATTAAACGTGAAACTGGTAAAGAACCACACAAAGGTGTAAACCCTGATGAAGTGGTTGCACAAGGTGCAGCAATTCAAGGTGGAGTTTTAACTGGTGATGTAAAAGACGTTGTATTACTTGACGTTACATCTTTATCATTAGGTATTGAGACAATGGGTGGAGTTTCTACAAAACTTATTGACAGAAACACGACAATCCCTACAAGTAAGTCTCAAGTATTCTCAACTGCTGCAGACAATCAAACGGCTGTAGACATTCACGTTCTTCAAGGTGAGCGTCCAATGGCTGCAGATAACAAAACACTAGGTCGTTTCCAATTAGCAGATATTCCACCAGCACCACGCGGAGTACCTCAAATTGAAGTTACATTTGATATCGACAAAAATGGTATCGTTAACGTACGTGCAAAAGACTTAGGCACAAATAAAGAACAAGCAATTACAATTAATACTGCAAGTGCATTAACGGAAGAAGATATCCAACGTATGGTTCGTGAAGCTGAAGAAAATGCAGAAGCAGATAAAAAGCGTAAAGAAGAAGTTGAACTTCGTAACGAAGCTGACCAACTAGTATTCCAAACAGAAAAAACGTTAAAGGATCTAGAAGGTAAAGTGGAAGAAGCAGAAGTGAAAAAAGCAGAAGCTGCGAAAGATGAGTTAAAAGCTGCTATCGAAAAGAATGAGCTTGAAGAAATTCGTACAAAGAAAGATGCTCTTCAAGAAATTGTTCAACAGCTTACAATGAAACTTTACGAGCAAGCTGCACAAGCTCAGCAAGCAGCTCAAGGTGCTGAAGGAGCACAACAAGGTTCAACTAACCAAGACGACAACGTTGTAGACGCTGAATACGAAGAAGTAAACGAAGACAAGAAGTAAATCAAGAATTAAAGAAAGTCAAAGTTACCTTTGGCTTTCTTTTTAATGTAATGCTCTTTGCTCTGTAAAAACATATAGTAGATTTATTATACTATTCAGCAGTTGATTGGAGCGCAAGTCGTAGACTCCTGCGGGAAAAGCGGGGAGCGGGAGACCCCGCAGGCGCGAATGCGCTGAGGAGGCTCCCGGCCCGCCCGCGGAAAGCGGAGACTTGCGCGGAGATCAACAGCGGTGATAAATAGAATCTAATATAAAGAATGATAAAACGTACAAAATATAAAAGCATAAACTATCATTGTGGAATCTAATACTTTTATTGCAAAGTCTATTTAGTAGATGATACAATTACCTTTATGTGAATAAAACGGGAGTGGGTATGAATGAGTAAACGTGATTACTATGAAGTACTCGGCGTTAGTAAAGGCGCTTCAAAAGACGAGATAAAAAAATCGTATAGAAAGCTATCCAAACAATATCATCCAGATATTAATTCAGCGCCAGATGCTGCAGACAAATTTAAAGAAATTAAAGAAGCATACGAAGTATTGAGCGACGATCAAAAGCGTTCGCACTACGACCAATTCGGTCATACTGACCCTAATCAAGGATTCGGTGGTTTTGGTGGTGGAGCAGGTGGCTTCGGTGGCTTTGAAGATATTTTCGAAACATTTTTCGGTGGCGGTGGTGGTAGACGTCGCGATCCGAACGCACCTC is drawn from Bacillus alkalisoli and contains these coding sequences:
- the grpE gene encoding nucleotide exchange factor GrpE produces the protein MTTNKDNVTVEETNEQEVQEEIITEEFTEEVKEEAPVSNEEESTSALEELHSKLNESENKYLRLHADFDNFRRRVRLDQEATQKYRAQNLVTDILPALDNFERALKVDSEDEQIKTFLQGMDMVYRQLMDALKNEGVEVIEAVGQSFDPHLHQAIMQVEEEGVEPNTVVEEFQKGYKLKDRVIRPSMVKVSQ
- the dnaK gene encoding molecular chaperone DnaK gives rise to the protein MSKIIGIDLGTTNSCVAVLEGGEAKVIPNPEGNRTTPSVVSFKNGERQVGEVAKRQSITNPNTIASIKRHMGTDYKVEMEDKQYSPQEVSAIILQHLKSYAEDYLGEKVTKAVITVPAYFNDAERQATKDAGKIAGLEVERIINEPTAAALAYGLDKMEEDQTILVYDLGGGTFDVSILELGDGVFEVRSTAGDNRLGGDDFDQVIIDYLVTEFKKENGIDLSKDKMALQRLKDAAEKAKKDLSGVTSTQISLPFITAGEAGPLHLELTLTRAKFDEISSSLVERTMGPVRQSLKDAGISASELDKVILVGGSTRIPAVQEAIKRETGKEPHKGVNPDEVVAQGAAIQGGVLTGDVKDVVLLDVTSLSLGIETMGGVSTKLIDRNTTIPTSKSQVFSTAADNQTAVDIHVLQGERPMAADNKTLGRFQLADIPPAPRGVPQIEVTFDIDKNGIVNVRAKDLGTNKEQAITINTASALTEEDIQRMVREAEENAEADKKRKEEVELRNEADQLVFQTEKTLKDLEGKVEEAEVKKAEAAKDELKAAIEKNELEEIRTKKDALQEIVQQLTMKLYEQAAQAQQAAQGAEGAQQGSTNQDDNVVDAEYEEVNEDKK